CGTCTGCTGGACACTCGGCTTGTGCAGGACTCTTTGAGCCGCTGGGAGAGCTttgacgtcagccccgccgtGTCTCAGTGGACCTCCGGGAAAGGTCACAACCATGGCTTCATGGTAGAGGTGCTTCACCCAGAGGAGGGGGACATGGACGGGAAGCATACCAGGAAGCATAGTAGACACGTCAGGGTGAGCCGGTCCCTGCACCAGGACCAGGACAAGGACTCGTGGCCTCAGGCCCGACCTCTGCTGGTGACATATGGCCACGACGGCCGCGGTGACTCTGTACTTCACACACGGGAAAAACGTCAGGCGGCGCTCCGCAAACAGCGCAGGAAGCACCAGCACAAGGCCAGCTGCAAAAGGCATGCCCTGTATGTGGACTTCAGTGATGTGGGTTGGAACGAGTGGATAGTGGCGCCCCCTGGCTACCACGCCTTTTATTGCCAAGGGGAATGTCCGTTCCCACTGGCAGACCACCTCAATTCTACCAATCACGCCATTGTTCAGACGCTGGTCAACTCAGTCAACTCGAACATCCCTAGAGCCTGTTGCGTACCCACTGACCTCAGCCCCATCTCCCTGCTCTACCTGGACGAGTACGAGAAAGTCATCCTGAAAAACTACCAGGATATGGTGGTGGAGGGCTGTGGCTGCCGGTGAGAGACTGACAGTGGTATgaatagaaagagagagtggACAAAGAGACTGAAAGAGACATCAGAGGTTATTATGGACACCCGGTTTCCCAATGAAGACGTTTATTTatatgaaagacaaacagagatattgtggaagaagaaaaaaaactatatatgaatatatttatgtcTACGTAAagttgggaaaaaaataaatattttaatcagAGGAATATTCCTTTActggttttgaaaatgtttttcgAAATGGGTGCAATACCACATGAAGTACAATGctcagatttttattttgtatttatttctattataaccactttatttgtaaataaataatgtgtatttatcGTGAAAAAAACGTGGTCGCTCCAATTTTCCAAGATCAGCTATGGTGAACCAGCCAGTGTTCATGTGTCTATATTGTGGTGGGGGGTGACTTGTGTGGCTGACATGAATAACAGAGTTTCAAATTCTGACAGAAATTAGCTGCATAAATACAACACATGACAGGTAGCTCACACTGCACTGATTGCAAACCAAGCATTGAACTCTTTTTGTAACAGTAATTGGAAACCAACAACAATAGAAGTGTGGAGAGGAAAGTGACAGAGCGGGGTCAAGGTGCTGCTGGTGTAATGAACTGCAGTGGGGTGTAGGGTCACAGGATGGGAGTCACAAGTATCATGCCCTCAAATGTGATAGACTCCCATGGGAGGATTAGAAAAACATGAGAGCATGTTTTCATGCATTACATGTCGCTGCAAAGATCCCTGGGAAGGTTGGACTAGAAGCTAGCTCCTatgttttttctgctccttACCAATATTAACAGAGGGAAAAAATCAGCGGGGCTTCTGAGGAAGGTCTGAGAGGGCGCAGGGTTTATTTATAGTGAGATTTGAGGCTGAAAGATTGCAAAATGCAGCAGACACATCAATCGGCTAGCAGCAAGAAAAGAGCCTACTGGCACTTTAATTAAAAgagacaacaaacacacacctgcacctGTCCACATACTGCACATGCTCAGACAGATTCTTCCTACCTCCAGAGTTTGGCTGGCTTTCTTTGTCGTCTCTGAGTCAGAGAACTCTGATGTGTATTCGGCAATtgggtattaaaaaaaaaagaagaaatgcagGAATGCCTCAAAAAATACTCAGCTGCAGCATATTGTGAAGTGCAAATCAAATAATACCAAtcactgtcaaaaaaaaaaccatcttAAGAGTCATGTTTTATTCACTAAGACAGTGGGGGTGGCTggctgacaaaaacaaaacatatcagATGTTGCAGTCAGACAGTTTGAAGCATGAACACCTGAGTCAATACCTTCctactgaaatgtttttatggAGACAGCATAGTATCTAAAGCAAACTGAACTGACTAAAACTTCTCCAGAAAGACACAGATGAAAGTTTATATTGTAGCCACAATAGCAGATCAGATAATGAGagggagcagcagaaacagagagggagagtttTGCGGAGTTTTGACTGACTGCCTTTTCTGCAGTGTTTGCATTAGAAAGGGTTTGGAGGGATCACAAGGCAGCTCAAAATGCTCTAAATAGAATGTTTTTTATGTGAGCGCACATTGGGACCGTGGAATGTTGGTTTTCAATCTCAGACACATGCATACGCTTGCATGGAAAACCAACGCGGTTGTTTTTTCAATCATCTATTCAAGGGTTTCCTGGTGGGCTTTTTCtcttcaaaaaacaaatgtgcattGAACAAAGATACGCTTGTTACTTATATAGGAAatgtaaatcaaaacatttagaGCTCGTGAGACTTTACTCATGGGCAgtgaaaatattgaaatgtcaAATCTTTTTCACAAGGCTCAGATCATATCTGTTTACCCATTCTTATCCTGTGAGGGTGTATAGCACCCGTCTCCTCTAGATGATGCAACTATCCAATTATTTTATTCCCTCCCAACACACACGcacctcctccgcctcctcatACCACATTTCAGTTTCAATCTTCGGcatgtgttattttattctaCCTTGCATCTCCACCCCCCTCGGTCCCATCTGGTGTCCATTTCTCCTCTGTGGACCCCACCATACCACAACTCTGCACATGGGCTGCACATACCTTTGCCAGTAGCCAACCGTTTATGGACTTCAGGAGGAAGTCACTTCGCTGGCACACTTAATgaacatttgataaaaatgaACACTAAAAACCATAACCCCAAAAAGTTTCTGGAAATTGTtgcgttaaaaaaaaagtgttaaaatttAGTGGTTTGCCTTTATAGTTCAAGTCTATAAACCTTTCATTGGGTTGGGTGGAAATACTGCTCCCAGGGTGGGTGACACATGGGTAGCACTCCAGAAACTCCCCTCCAGCACCCCATCCCAGCTGAATTGGGTTCCGGTTGTACTGTGAGTTGGCCACTGTTCCAAAGACTTCTGGGGTTTCTCCTTTTAGAGCCACGCTAGAATCAGACAGCTCCTCTGGGACCACTCCTAAACTTCTCACTAAGAACAAGGGTCATGGGTCAAAGTAATAAGGACCTATTATCTCCAACATTATTGACTGACTTCCAGGCTCATCACGTCATCACGGACTGGCGACTTTAAGTATTGTCAGCCAACAGTGACTGAGAACAAGTCTCGTTTCAGAGTCTTTTTATCTGACTTATACACAACAATTCTAAAACCATCTATTTTTAGGCATAAAATAATTCATGATGAGCTTAAATGGTGTAATTCCATGATTTAGTTACAAAAGCACAACTGTGAGATATGTGTTCTTGGCAAGATtctcctcacctgctccacagacCTCAGCAGAGTCACTCcgaaaaacagattttttcccttcctcctccaAAAACATCTGGTAAATCTGTTAAAGGTGTCCACTCTGTCTTTGTttacgcacaaacacacaacagagcAGCCGCACAACTGATGAGCATAACACTGGAAGCCAGGAACGAGTAGCGTGGCAGGGCTCATTCGTTTTGTTTGGTGGGCAGCAAACCACACCAAAACTATCTGCAGCTCCAAACAACCCAAATCATAAGGGTTATAAAATCAGATTTCCAGATTTCTGGCTGGCCCAGAATTGGAAAGTATGTGGCGTGCCGTGTATCTTTGATGAGACAGAGGGCTCAGTCACTTTGGGAGATCTTGCCTGGCTCTGTGCCAAAGTGAGACACGAAAATGTAGAGGAGTGAAGAGAGACAGCGGGACCTTTAGAGTCTTTTTTCTAACTTCGGATCTCTACTCCTTCATGTGCAACACACGCTAATTTTAGAGGTGGTGcacatggtgttttttttctgttttctgagaACAGCCAGTGAGATGACGTCCAGCATAGCTGAGACTGTGGcatctgtgctgcagctctgaaCACATCAAACAGACGGGCGTCCACAGATTCAGGAGCAGAGCAAATATGGAAATTACTTTTCCAGAGTGACTGCACTGTGATTGTACTTTTACATATATACAATCTTAGCCTTTCATTCTTCCTATTGCATGTGTCTGCACGTACAAGGACACAGGAGTATCAGTGAGCACATATTTGGCTCATTTGACAATTGAATGTACATTCCCATTACAAAACAAAGGTATGAAAAGAGAGCAACCCTGCAAAAAAATTATCCCTAACTTGCTGCTGAAATATGTTTCTGCCACTACCATTACTGTAAGAGCTAATTATCCATGCAATCACAGTGCAGTTGGCCTGGAGTGACATGATGAAATCATTACCTCTGGCTGGGACTCAATGGAAGAGGCCATTATATAGCCATATACTCACAGTAGAAAAGTCTTGTAGATAAGCCATAGGACAGTAAAACGCCTGTCTGCAATTACAATACTTTGGAGAACAAGGCAATGAAAGTTTAGAGGATGGCCAGTACCTCAAACCAGACAATTGTTAATTATGGACCATATAAAGCAGTGGAAACGGCCCCCGAAACATTGAAATTGTTCATTTCTCAGGCAAAAACGTATTTCTAGTGATATCGGGACACAGtgtccaaataaaaacattccttATCCTGCTCTCTCTCACTATTTTGAATCGATGAAATGATATGAAATAggtaaagagaaaataatgacGGCTTTATTCATGCATTATCAATAAGATAATACGTTTTTCTTACTGATGTTCTGTGATCAAAAAGGAATGGGCTTCAGGATGTGTACCTTGCACTTTACACCGAGGCTACAGGAAGGAGTTCCATATGGACCGCATATGGGCTTCTCGAACAGGCAGGAGGATGGATTTGCCTCTAGACACTGATCTAAGGTCAGTGTCGTGTTTACTCCTCTGATGATTACACTTAGGTTTGGGGGGAAGGGTGAACCCGACTGATCCTAGAACCTTGCCGAAGGGCGTCTCCTACACCCCGAGCTTGAAAGGGGTTGTGTGGTTACGGGAGCGGCCTCCATCTTTGTAGCAGGAAGTGAAGAGATCAATCAAAGGGAGCTACATGACATCCCCCAGCAtgcctgttaaataaatgtcaatctCGAGCACAGTAAATCTCATTACCACGCATACACATATCAGCCATGTTGCTGATTCGTAACTGGCAATAAAAAGGAAGCTAAAAACTCATTGTTATGTTTGATGACAGATAGATGGAAGCCAATAATACCCAGTGAAAAATTCTCAGGTATTTAACTTGATTAAAAGTACCAATACTATAGTGCAGAAATACGCAATTACAAGAGTCAAAAGTCAAAAGATAGTGGCTTAGAAGTAAAAAATAGCATTATCATAAATTCATTGCCACTATCTACATTATACTTCACTTTTAAATATAGtactatacatttaaatatttaaatattttcacctTATAAAGTATAATGTTCATCTGTCttttcatgtgtatttttgtagtCAAGATAAAGTTAGTTTTCAATGAGCTTATGTGACCTTTTATTTTCCCTTAGCCAGTAGCAACAACCCTGTGTGATACCACAAATCCTCCTAACAACCATTGTATGCCCATCGCAATGGAGATAAGAAAGGTTTGACTTCTTTATGACCACAGTTCACGTCTCTGCAGTTTATTATTGCAGAATGCTAACACTAATATCAATGTCACGAGGTGCAAAGTGTGGATGCAGCACCTTGAGGAGCTCCAGGCCTGGAACCAGGTCCACCAAGCATCAGTTGATCCCCAGCTATGAAAGGAGACCTGTTATGGAGATCGGGCCCTCACTTGGTGGTCTATCAGAACAAGCTGGTGCTGAACCTTTTGTACTTAGAGCAGATTACCAGGAGGCTGCTTCCAGATGCAGTGCACCAGGGAAAACAGTCTCTCCTTCCCTGGGTGGTATGGGACAAATCCATTCCCCACACTTTTCTCATTAGCGTAATAAGCTTTGTATAAACCACTGGACTGACATTGTCAAGGACACACGCAGCATCtcatctgtccatccatccattcgTCCGTCGGGCCGTCCATACGGAACATCTGTGCGGGGCGATGCAGGTTGGAAAAGGTTCCGATGAATTGCTCACAAACATCTTTCTTGAGAAGTGTATACAAAGAAACATCTTGCACTTCATGTGTTAAATTTCCTATAACTGTTTGAAATAATAAGCTTTCGTAGGAATTGTGTACAACATTTCTCTATGCATAATTAGACCCTGCTGATCAAATGATTGATGGGATGCAGAAATTCATGCAAACGTTTAAAGGAAGCTGATGTATTGTTTCTGTAACACTTCTTGTACAGTGATATGTGGGAAAACATTTCTTGCCTACCCGTCTGCTATTTTGAAAGAAGGATTCATCAACCTGATTGCAGGGGGAGATGAGAGAAGCCTGTTTATGTAAAGATCAGTCCACTACCTAAGGGCCCCGGCCAACTCAGTTTGGCCGTGTAACTCACACTCCCTCACCCCTCTATCCCACAGCCTGTCAGTGGCATGGCAAAGTCTGCCTCACCAAGCTTCCTGtgaatcacttcctgtcccggCCCTGCACCTGCACTCCCCTGGGTGATGTCATGGCAGGTTTTCCTCTTGGAGTCGCACTACTGAGCACACTCTCCGTCTGGCATGATGCACGTATGCTTGcgtgtatgtttatgtgtgtacatCCATCAGCGTGCCTGGCTCCAAGATCAGTCAGCGGACTTGCGGTGAATGTGGCCCTTCATGGCTTCAGTGATGACCCCTTCCTTCAGGGAAAGGCTTTGCAGAGCAGAACGGCACATCAAACACACGGGAGGAAGACTGAACATGGATTGCGTCCCAGATCTGAATTATTGTGActtttttcctctttgcttCCTTCTTCTCTACCATACAAAACATGTCCATTCGTTGCCTCCTTATTTCTGTGAATTCAATTACTCGTCACAATCCAACATGTAATGAAAACTTGACCTTTATGAGAAAGGAGTAGTTCTGTGTCCCAGTGAGGAGAAACAACCTCTAGATGTCCTCAATATCTGTAGGAATAATTACAGTAGGCCTTTCTACCATCGGTGACCGCAGTGAAAATGATAGATTGAGGGGAACACACTACTTGGACAGGCCCATGAGTAAATGGAAATATTGTACGAGAATGAGTGCATACTTTTTTCCCTTATCCTGGGCCGTTAGAGGTGAAGTTTTTTAACCAAAccaacctttttcttttttttgctctttctcCCTCCGATTGAACGTGCATGTACGTGAACGGGCAGGAAATGCCTCACAGCTCCCGTCAGCAGAGGAGAAACCCGTTAGAGGTCAAGGGTTGCAAGAGGAAAGCAGAAGGCATATATCaatattcatttccttttctggTACATTCACAGACCTCTTTTTGGATTCACTCCTTTATAGTGTGTGCTATGGATCATTAGCTCCTACTAGCTGCCTGTTGACAACCTTAACTGCTGTAATGGTCTTCTGTGGGAAACTCAGCACTGTTTTCACCCTTTtggtgtgtacgtgtgtgtcaCTTTCATCTGGCTCTGGTGATGATAGATAGTAGAGAGCAGAAAGAGGCCAGTGTGAGAGAAAAGTAAGGTTTTAAACCACTCAATTTTCATCCACATAATTTCCTCATGACTTGTATAAAATATACTGTTGCCTGTTTGGGACAAAGCAGTCTTGGTGACTATGCAGTTGCGATGCCCTATTATTAGGTATCCACAGTTGCAAGTGCGGTAATTGATAAAGTATACTTAGAAACTTTTTCTCTTCATTAGAATGGGCAGCATTTACAGAACCACAGTTTACCAACATTCAGGGTTGACATTGGACTAAATCTCAGTGCTGTCACTGTGCAAACAGCGGGCGCTCTGTTGACTAGGACATAAAATAGTGCTGTTGGGTTTTGGGTTTCCAGAGCGGGATCAGGACTGCAGTATATTGAGTCCATGTGGGGAGTGCGTTTTTAATCTGAGCCTTACCCACAGTCCTTCCTGTTTCTAATTTGGCGCTGCAGCGGTTTTGTCCTGAGGCCAAGAGCCTCTCTTCCAGAGTGTCTATTTCCTCTGAAGTGAATAGTAGCAGGTGTGCTGGCCCGAGATCCCTTGGAGAAGTCTGCTTATGAATGGCCCACATCTCACTCTTTTTTCGTCcgcctttgttttctttttttcttcctttctttcttatttttcattctgCCTCacattctttctctcttttccacattctttct
The sequence above is drawn from the Eleginops maclovinus isolate JMC-PN-2008 ecotype Puerto Natales chromosome 15, JC_Emac_rtc_rv5, whole genome shotgun sequence genome and encodes:
- the bmp2b gene encoding bone morphogenetic protein 2b — protein: MVAVVRSLMVLLLAEVLLEGATGLIPEVGRRKYSESGKQTPERSESFLNEFELRLLNMFGLRRRPTPSKQAVVPQYMVDLYRMHSANGDHSTKRPKSMGKHAERAASKANTIRSFHHEESMEALARLKGKTTQQFYFNLTSIPGEELITSAELRVYRDQVMGAASPISNSSRNSSAPAGGLHRINIYELFGVPATESREPLARLLDTRLVQDSLSRWESFDVSPAVSQWTSGKGHNHGFMVEVLHPEEGDMDGKHTRKHSRHVRVSRSLHQDQDKDSWPQARPLLVTYGHDGRGDSVLHTREKRQAALRKQRRKHQHKASCKRHALYVDFSDVGWNEWIVAPPGYHAFYCQGECPFPLADHLNSTNHAIVQTLVNSVNSNIPRACCVPTDLSPISLLYLDEYEKVILKNYQDMVVEGCGCR